TCGTGTTTGATGTTGCACATTCATATCAGTTACCTGTTATCATGTTGCAAATTGTATCAATTTGATCGTTTCAAGGTCAAACTTAGACTAAAAGTATAATgggttaatttttatatttacgatGAAAATTCATTATTACTTCTCCTAGTGCAATCAAAGTAGGGCAATATTAGTCATGTCCGAATCAGCTAGAAGTATTTGCCTCAGATATGGTTAAATATAACAGATATTTTGTTAGAAGCGTAACAGAATTATATgtgatacaaattattattttcttatttcaattaTGTACTTCAGATGATAtacttttcaattaaatacattCAAGTCGCTGTTCCAACTTAAAAGAATCATGAAGCaggattttgttttaaaacagagatgttgtttattaattaatatattgaatttttcacAGGAAATATATGTTGCTATCCTAACTTAACTAGTTTGTTagatttacttattaaaaataataaatcttatatattttaaatgtaaaatcttaaCATATCTTTATAGCACACATTACAAGTCCAATCGATATCCACGCGAATATAGTGCCTTGGTTTGCGCTCATTCACATCTTCTCACTTTAGCAGTTGGAAGAGTGAAACACCTCTGATGATCATCTGAAATAGTAGATTTCCAAAGCCTCATCAGACATCCTTCCACTTCACTGTTCCTTCTCCACATCCGCAGCGTGACTTCCAGACCGAAAGTGTTGATACATGGTATAAGCAATCCCTCCGGCTAAACTTCCTACCACCGCCCCTTGGGCAAGGACCCTCAGCTGAAGGAGGTACAGAGATGAAGGGATGGTAAAAGCTCCTCTTCTGTAACGATTTCCGCCTACGGCACAAACAGCAACCAGACCTGCCATGCCTAGAGCAAACAATAAAATGAAGGATGTTTTAGATTTTgctcaaaaatatttgaaacgaatatttaattaattaaaactctaGTAGAATAATAATTGCTTGTGAAATTCATAAAAACTTATAACTAATATTGTACATGCGAAAGACAGTTTCTTACGATTTCACGTGTAAAGTATTCAatcgattatactgaaatttcaCGTGGACATTCTTCGGGGGACTAGTTAacattgagccggggctcagtttggatagttttgtctttttatttttcccacctcggccacttttgtcagtcggtgggggagtaaCTCCGtcaccgtattgattattttctgcctggatggactgattggtcgaggtcaggtggttgaccttgactgattaccgaccagctgaattaccggcagcggctactgatcggagcggtcggacacgttcggcagaggcgacgtgaatctcGTGCTGGGTTGTCTACTGGTCagggctggctaattctccgactttcggcgggtaattattttttttcttttctctcttaGTTGGTGGTTTTTCTCTCGccacgcagacatatattttctttgattagttaaaagtagtttatttatttattttgtaatttgtgttccttgtgtacggttttcttgtcgcaaag
The Homalodisca vitripennis isolate AUS2020 chromosome 4, UT_GWSS_2.1, whole genome shotgun sequence DNA segment above includes these coding regions:
- the LOC124359008 gene encoding HIG1 domain family member 1C-like encodes the protein MEQQLVEEINMLNQQESLAEKLTRKLKEDPAVGVGMAGLVAVCAVGGNRYRRGAFTIPSSLYLLQLRVLAQGAVVGSLAGGIAYTMYQHFRSGSHAADVEKEQ